The Nitrospira sp. CR1.1 genome segment ATTGGGCGCGCAGCGCGCGGAATACGATGCAGCGGTGGAACTCTACAACGATACGCTGCTGGATGCGATGCGGGAAGTCGCGGACAGCTTGAGCGCTTGGCAGACGACCAACGAGATCATGGCCTCCCACAAACGGTTGGTCGCCTCACTGGGCGAAGACTGGAAATTGGCGAAAGTACGGCTCGTCAACGGCCTGGACGATGATCGCGAAGTGCTGCGTCATCGGTACCCCGTGCTCGAACAGGAATATGCTCTCAGAGCACTGGAGAGCGATCAGTTGGTGGCCGCCGTCGATCTGATCGAGTCCCTGGGCGGCGGGTATCACAATCCGGACATCGAAAAGCGACCACAACACAACCCGAGCTAAATTTATGACCACCACTGCAGATTCGTCCCAGGTTCCTCCATCGCCGGGCGTGCCGCCGCCGGCGGGCTCCTATCGCATTCATCCGAAGGCCATTCGCGCACGCCGGAACCGACGCCTACTGGTCGTGGCGGGGCTGGTCCTGATCGCGACCGTCGGCTACCTCATGTACTGGTACACCCACGATCGGTTTTGGGTTCGGACCGACAATGCCTATGTCACCGGCAACCTGGTGCCGGTCGCAGCGCAAGCGTCCGGAATCGTCACGCAGGTTCTGGCCGAGGAAACACAATTTGTGAATCGCGGCGACTTGCTCATTCGGTTGGATGAACATCAAGCCTATGCCGCATTGGGAAGGGCCCGTGGACGGTTGGGCGAAGAGGTCCGGCGGATCGCCGCGCTGTTCATCAACCGGAAACAACTGGCGGAGAAATTGCGATCGCGCACCGCCCGTTTGGAGTTGGCTGAGCACGACATGGCGCGATATCAGCGGGCTTCTCCGAGCGGCGCCATCTCCAAACAAATCTTGCAGAATACGGCGGACAAAATCGCGAGTCTTGAAGCGGAGGTGCGGGAAACGCAGGCGGAGCTCGACTCGCTCGATGCGCAGATCGGGGGGACGACCGTGATGGCCCATCCGTCCGTCGACCTGGCGAAACATCAATTGATCGAAGCGCATCTGGAATATGCGCGTCAACAGATTCGCGCTCCCATATCGGGCTATGTCGCCAAACGAAAAGCTCAGGTGGGCGATCGCGTACAGCCCGGCGCCTCGCTCATGACGATTGTTCCGCTGGATCATCTGTGGGTTGAGGCCAATCTGCGTGAAACGGAACTGCAGCATGTGCGCCCGGGGCAGCCGGCTTTGGTGAGCGTCAGTCTCTACGGGTCCAAGCAAACGTTTCACGGCACCGTCGAAGGTCTCGTCCCGGGCAGCGGAAGCGCGTTCGCCTTGCTTCCACCGGACAACTCCACAGGAAACTTCATTCACATCGTCGAACGGGTGCCGGTGCGGATCGCGCTGCCGGCTGATGAGCTCCGGGAGCATCCGATCAGGCCCGGACTCTCGACCGTGACAAGTATTAACATCAGCGAGTCTGGGCAATCCGTCTGGACGTCGCTCGCCACACCGTCCACGGCCGAATATGAGACGGACGTGTATGCCGATGAGCTTCCCATGGCGGAGTCCATGGCGGAAGAAGTGATGGCGACCAATCTGGTGGTCAATGAGTCCGGGGAAGGCATCGATTCACTTCTCGAAGAAGAGGGGGCCATCGAGCGGGTGATTCCCCGGAAGGCCATGGAGAGGGCGCCGAGCGAAGGGAGGGTGTCTCCCAAGTTTGATCGGTCTCGCGAGCGGGATGACCGGCGTCCGAGTTCGTTTGTGCCGCGGCGGAGTCCTGATCTGGGGGCCACCGCCTTCCCTCTTACACCTTCGGTCGGTCCCGATTCCAAATCATTGGGGCCTGAAGCGGGACGTCGTCCGTCGCAGCTGAAATCCGAGTTTGGCGCGGATGAGGGGCGGCGCGCATCGGGTATTGGCCGGCATTAGTCGTCATGTCCTGGGGGCAAGACGTTCATTACGGGCGCCGCAGCGCAGGCAGCGGCGAGCGCAGATTATTTTTCGATGAAGATTGCTCTCCTCGTCTGGAATGCGCGGTCGGCTCGTCATATGATGAACAACGCGCTCCGAGCAACACCGGCATTCAAGGCGTACCCGCTTTGTTGAGTGTGTGGTTGTCTCTCCTGCCGGCGTCTTGTTCCACAGCGCATGATCAACGGTTGCAAACGGTCCCAGTCTTGGGCGGGAGAAGCATGCCGTGCAGAACGTGACGCTCAACTATCGCACTCTCTTGTCGGTCACGAATGTGCTGAACTCCCAGCGAAACCGGCAGAGCCTGTTCCGCGCCATCACGGACCAGTTAACGAAAGTGGTTCGCTGGGAACGGGCAGGAATCACGGTTTACGATCTGCACTCGGACGCCTTCCGGTTTTACGCCGTGGAGACGAATCTGCCCAAAGTCGTGCTGCGAAGTGATGCGATGATTCCGCGCGCACAGAGTGCGGTGGGGTGGGTCTATGATCATCATCGGGTGCACGTGCGGCCCTATCTCCGAGAGGAGCGGCTTTTCATCGAGGATGAAAGTTATGCCCAGGAAGGGCTAGGGCGGATGATCAACCTTCCCATGGTCGTGCAGGAAGCCTGCCTTGGCACCTTGAATATCGGGAGCGTCGAGGCCGGCCATCCCGATCCGGACGATGTGGATTTTCTCCAACAGGTGGCGACCCAGATCGGCTTTGCGATTGCCCACGTCAATGCCTATGAGGAGATTAATCGTCTACGGGAACAACTTGCGCGGGAAAATGTGTACCTGAATGAAGAGCTCAAAGCGACCCAGGATTATGGCATGGTCGCGGGCCGGAGCCGGGCCTTCGAAGCGGCGCTGACGCTGGCGCGGCAGGCGGCCCCGACAACGGCGACAGTGATGGTGACCGGGGAAACCGGAACGGGCAAGGAGGTCCTGGCGCGAACCATTCACGAGAGAAGCCTGCGGCGCGATCGGGCGTTTGTCCGGCTGAACTGCGCCGCCCTCCCGGCCGGATTGATTGAAAGCGAATTATTCGGCCATGAACGCGGCGCGTTTACCGGCGCGGATCACCAGCGTATCGGCCGATTTGAACTGGCCGACGGCGGTACGTTGTTCCTTGATGAGATCGGCGAAATGCCCCTCGACGCGCAGGCGAAGCTGTTGCGTGTCTTGCAAGACGGGCTGGTGGATCGAGTCGGCAGCGCGAAACCCATTCCGGTCGATGTGCGGGTGATCGCGGCGACGAACGCCAATTTGGACAAGGCGATTCAGCAGGGACGATTCCGTAGCGATCTGTACTATCGGCTGAATGTGTTTCCCATTCATATGCCGCCGCTCAGAGAACGCCCGGAAGACATCCCGATCCTCGCCCGGCATTTTCTCCGGTTTCATGCCCGGCGCCTCAAACGATCGTGCGAAGATTTCGACGCGCCATCGATGGAGCGTCTGGTGCACTATGCCTGGCCGGGAAATGTACGGGAACTCGAAAACCTCGTGGAGCGGGGATTGATCCTCTGCCACGATCGCTGGTTGCGCATCGACCCGGCCATGATGAATCTGCCCGCCGCCCCCGAATCGAGTCCGCGCCGGACGTTGGTGGACGAAGAGCGCCGCCATATTCTTCAGGCCCTGACCCTGCTTGATTGGCGAATCGAAGGGCCCGGCGGCGCGGCTGAACAGTTGGGTCTTGCGCCAAGTACGCTCCGCAGTCGATTGAAGAAGCTCGGCATTCGTCGGCCCTCCCGCAACTAGATACCGTTCTCCTTCGCGTCCCCTCTCATGCCTCTCCCTTGAGTTCCCATTCGCTGTCTGGCGCCACGACTGATCGTGGTGGCGCCGTGGCCGCTCACCACGCCTTGTCGTGGCTGATTCCTCTCTTCCGGAACTTCCCTGAAAGCCCTCACGTTGAAAGACCGGTCTTTCAACGACATGCACGACATCCTCCTGGCGAGGCCTGCGTGGCACGCGCGATGCACAAGGGCTCGTCGTGATTTTTTCTGCGCGGATTTTTTTAACCGAAGAGCGTGGTTCTTCGCGCGGCGGGCTGCGCGTCGTCGCACCGACGTATGACCGGGCATGGGTGTGGCGAACGAATCACCAATCTGGAAGGGGGTTGCGCGTACATCGTCTTGCCCCGGTCAATGGTTCCGTCAGGTGCGGCGTCATACAGTGTGGCGCCGATCCTGTGTCCTGTCTTCATTTGAGGAGGTGTGCATGATGCAGTTATCCCGCAGACAGTTCTTGAAAGCCTCGGCAGGGACGGTCGCAGTGGCAGCCGTTGCCGATAAGGCCTTGGCGCTGACCGCCTTACAACCCGTGGTCGAAGTGGACAATCCGTTAGGCGAATACCCGGACCGATCCTGGGAGCGGGTGTATCACGACCAGTATCGGTACGACTCGTCCTTTACCTGGTGCTGCTCTCCGAACGATACCCATGCCTGCCGCATCCGGGCCTTCGTCCGGAACGGCGTCGTGATGCGGGTGGAACAGAACTACGACCACCAGACGTACGAAGACCTCTATGGCAACCGCGGGACGTTCGCGCATAACCCGCGCATGTGCTTGAAAGGCTTCACCTTCCACCGCCGCGTGTACGGACCCTATCGCTTGAAGGGGCCGTTGATGCGGAAAGGCTGGAAGCAGTGGATGGATGATGGCTCCCCTGAGCTAACGCCCGATGTGAAGCGCAAGTACAAGTTCGACAGCCGCTTCCTCGACGACATGGTCCGCGTCTCCTGGGATACGGCCTTTACCTATGTGGCCAAGGGCTTGGTCGTCATCGGCACGCGCTACAGCGGGGAAGCCGGGGCCCGTCGGCTCCGCGAGCAGGGCTATGCGCCGGAAATGATCGAAATGATGAAGGGCGCGGGCGTACGGACGTTCAAACACCGCGCCGGCATGCCGATTCTGGGCATGATGGGAAAACATGCCAATACCCGATTCAACAATTGTATCCTGCCGTTATTGGATAGTTGGATTCGAAAGGTTAACCCTGACCAGGCGCAGGGCGGCCGCTATTGGAACAACTACACCTGGCATGGTGATCAAGACCCGTCGCAGCCGTGGTGGAACGGGACACAAAATTGCGACGTTGATCTCGCCGATATGCGGTTCACGAAGCTGAA includes the following:
- a CDS encoding GAF domain-containing protein yields the protein MQNVTLNYRTLLSVTNVLNSQRNRQSLFRAITDQLTKVVRWERAGITVYDLHSDAFRFYAVETNLPKVVLRSDAMIPRAQSAVGWVYDHHRVHVRPYLREERLFIEDESYAQEGLGRMINLPMVVQEACLGTLNIGSVEAGHPDPDDVDFLQQVATQIGFAIAHVNAYEEINRLREQLARENVYLNEELKATQDYGMVAGRSRAFEAALTLARQAAPTTATVMVTGETGTGKEVLARTIHERSLRRDRAFVRLNCAALPAGLIESELFGHERGAFTGADHQRIGRFELADGGTLFLDEIGEMPLDAQAKLLRVLQDGLVDRVGSAKPIPVDVRVIAATNANLDKAIQQGRFRSDLYYRLNVFPIHMPPLRERPEDIPILARHFLRFHARRLKRSCEDFDAPSMERLVHYAWPGNVRELENLVERGLILCHDRWLRIDPAMMNLPAAPESSPRRTLVDEERRHILQALTLLDWRIEGPGGAAEQLGLAPSTLRSRLKKLGIRRPSRN
- a CDS encoding HlyD family efflux transporter periplasmic adaptor subunit, producing MYWYTHDRFWVRTDNAYVTGNLVPVAAQASGIVTQVLAEETQFVNRGDLLIRLDEHQAYAALGRARGRLGEEVRRIAALFINRKQLAEKLRSRTARLELAEHDMARYQRASPSGAISKQILQNTADKIASLEAEVRETQAELDSLDAQIGGTTVMAHPSVDLAKHQLIEAHLEYARQQIRAPISGYVAKRKAQVGDRVQPGASLMTIVPLDHLWVEANLRETELQHVRPGQPALVSVSLYGSKQTFHGTVEGLVPGSGSAFALLPPDNSTGNFIHIVERVPVRIALPADELREHPIRPGLSTVTSINISESGQSVWTSLATPSTAEYETDVYADELPMAESMAEEVMATNLVVNESGEGIDSLLEEEGAIERVIPRKAMERAPSEGRVSPKFDRSRERDDRRPSSFVPRRSPDLGATAFPLTPSVGPDSKSLGPEAGRRPSQLKSEFGADEGRRASGIGRH